One part of the Bdellovibrio sp. KM01 genome encodes these proteins:
- a CDS encoding ATP-binding protein: MARLLDFVLGHQDVIKKMVDSFEAGKPGQTFLFVGPSGIGKKLTAIGLAQALMCPQSPRGCGRCPSCFRVAQKDHAHEGLRIISPSGANIKIEQAKEILEFLSLKSLGGNRVIIIDQAQLLNPQTANALLKTLEEPPDGTFFFLIAPSVAGIMPTIRSRSRIVQFKPLTMEELGKRVKAPTWALRSAGGSFEKLAQLQEGPELELREKSVEILNVFMQDPNFLLNEMWRAEFKDRQQGIRLLSYWVSFFRDAIVLQEGAKAQITNLDQAPLIKTLAEQTRERLLKLIQKGLQAEQGLGANRDSQLVMEEYFITSQDLV; the protein is encoded by the coding sequence GTGGCAAGACTGCTGGATTTTGTCTTAGGACACCAGGATGTGATTAAAAAGATGGTGGATTCCTTCGAAGCAGGGAAGCCGGGCCAGACCTTTTTGTTCGTGGGTCCCTCCGGTATCGGCAAAAAACTGACAGCAATTGGTTTGGCGCAAGCTTTGATGTGTCCGCAAAGCCCTCGTGGCTGCGGCCGTTGTCCCTCTTGTTTCCGTGTGGCGCAGAAAGATCATGCTCACGAGGGACTTCGTATTATTTCTCCTTCGGGCGCCAACATTAAAATCGAACAAGCTAAAGAAATTTTAGAATTCCTGTCTTTGAAAAGTTTGGGTGGTAACCGTGTGATCATTATTGATCAGGCACAATTGCTTAATCCGCAGACGGCCAATGCTTTGTTAAAAACATTGGAAGAACCACCCGATGGAACTTTCTTTTTCCTGATTGCTCCCAGTGTGGCGGGTATTATGCCGACAATTCGTTCTCGTTCGCGCATCGTACAGTTTAAGCCATTGACGATGGAGGAGCTGGGGAAGCGGGTGAAAGCACCGACGTGGGCTTTGCGCTCGGCTGGCGGCAGTTTTGAAAAGCTCGCGCAATTGCAAGAAGGACCAGAACTGGAGCTTCGCGAAAAATCCGTCGAAATTCTGAACGTCTTTATGCAAGACCCGAATTTCCTGTTGAACGAAATGTGGCGTGCCGAGTTCAAAGATCGTCAGCAAGGTATTCGCCTGTTGTCGTATTGGGTTTCATTCTTTAGGGATGCCATCGTTCTGCAAGAGGGTGCTAAAGCTCAAATCACTAATCTGGATCAGGCCCCTTTGATTAAGACCTTGGCCGAACAGACTCGCGAAAGACTCCTTAAATTGATCCAAAAAGGCCTTCAGGCGGAACAGGGTTTGGGTGCTAACAGAGATTCTCAGCTCGTGATGGAAGAATACTTCATCACCAGCCAGGATTTGGTGTAG
- the tmk gene encoding dTMP kinase → MSFLVFEGLDGSGKSSLMKALEAELQKRGIPTYMTREPGGTPLGDEIRNMVLRKEGPAPTPRTELLLYEASRSQHVDQVIRPKIEKGLWVLCDRFSASSVAFQSGGREISEADVVMLNNFATGGLKAHLTILLDLPVQESRNRRQGRGEQNGEGEDRIESEADTFHEKVRQSFLAQAKADPNAWLVLNAKETPAVLFEQLVKALTEKKILK, encoded by the coding sequence ATGTCTTTTCTGGTATTTGAGGGTCTTGACGGCTCCGGCAAAAGCTCACTGATGAAGGCTCTGGAAGCAGAGCTGCAAAAGCGTGGAATTCCCACATACATGACTCGTGAACCGGGCGGCACTCCTTTGGGAGATGAAATCCGTAATATGGTTTTGCGTAAGGAAGGTCCTGCGCCCACACCGCGCACGGAATTGCTGTTGTACGAAGCCAGTCGTTCGCAGCACGTGGATCAAGTGATTCGTCCTAAAATCGAAAAAGGCCTGTGGGTTTTGTGCGATCGTTTTTCGGCAAGCTCAGTAGCTTTCCAAAGCGGTGGTCGTGAAATTTCTGAAGCCGATGTTGTGATGTTAAATAACTTCGCCACCGGTGGCTTGAAAGCTCACCTGACAATTCTTTTGGATCTTCCGGTTCAGGAGTCTCGCAATCGTCGCCAAGGTCGCGGCGAGCAAAATGGAGAAGGCGAAGATCGCATTGAATCGGAAGCTGATACATTCCACGAAAAAGTTCGTCAAAGTTTCCTGGCTCAAGCCAAAGCAGATCCCAACGCGTGGTTGGTTTTGAATGCGAAAGAAACTCCCGCGGTGTTGTTTGAACAGTTGGTGAAAGCACTGACTGAGAAAAAAATTTTGAAGTAA
- the secG gene encoding preprotein translocase subunit SecG has translation MTTFVGIIHIIVALVLIVLVLIQDSKSNGALGMGGSSGSNSLLGATGAQTLAGKMTVWAAVIFAVTCLALSVFTSSATKSVVDTLPAAAVPAQTAAPTAASTPVPGSEANKPQDLTAPAASAPAASPAAPAAAAPAK, from the coding sequence ATGACTACTTTTGTTGGAATTATCCATATCATCGTTGCCCTCGTTTTGATCGTTCTTGTTTTGATCCAAGATTCAAAAAGCAACGGCGCATTGGGCATGGGCGGCAGCTCTGGTTCAAACAGCCTTTTGGGCGCAACTGGCGCACAAACTTTGGCTGGTAAAATGACTGTTTGGGCAGCTGTGATTTTCGCAGTTACTTGCTTGGCTTTGTCAGTATTCACTTCTTCTGCAACTAAATCTGTTGTTGATACTTTGCCTGCAGCAGCAGTTCCGGCACAAACAGCAGCTCCAACTGCAGCGTCTACTCCGGTTCCAGGTTCTGAAGCTAACAAGCCTCAAGATCTTACAGCTCCGGCAGCTTCTGCACCGGCAGCAAGCCCAGCGGCTCCAGCAGCTGCAGCTCCTGCAAAATAA
- a CDS encoding AgmX/PglI C-terminal domain-containing protein, with translation MAKKNNWLIPSLIGLGVLSVALSLVISSLTEKQKVATRPLARVDLSLGKAFILRKNMTQKEALTRSASLYALDSVETGPDGDATMTFDSAYRIRVQENSLVTLDEEYDRQVILIKRGDVQVEAYGRDGSVMISRDGVRWTATDYETNYRKQANSPNLPDMAPSTEGYTGKKAGGEGLTSEFIQETLRTHRNSFFKCYTQLLQRTPGVSGQASVGFTIERTGKVSNPTVTSSTISDVTFKKCLTEAIRRVEFKSFAGDPISTVFPLKFE, from the coding sequence ATGGCGAAGAAGAACAACTGGTTGATTCCCTCTCTTATTGGACTTGGAGTATTGAGCGTAGCTCTTTCACTGGTCATCTCCTCTCTCACTGAAAAACAAAAAGTTGCCACTCGCCCTCTTGCGCGCGTTGATTTAAGTCTCGGCAAAGCCTTTATCCTTCGTAAAAACATGACTCAAAAAGAAGCTCTGACTCGTTCTGCGTCTTTATATGCTTTGGATTCTGTGGAAACAGGTCCCGATGGCGACGCGACGATGACTTTTGATTCTGCTTACCGCATTCGCGTTCAGGAAAATTCTCTGGTGACGTTGGATGAGGAATACGACCGTCAAGTGATTCTGATTAAACGCGGAGATGTGCAGGTCGAAGCTTATGGTCGCGACGGCTCTGTTATGATCTCCCGTGATGGTGTTCGCTGGACCGCAACTGATTACGAAACTAATTATCGTAAGCAAGCAAACTCCCCAAACCTTCCCGACATGGCTCCATCCACTGAAGGTTACACCGGCAAGAAAGCTGGCGGCGAAGGCTTAACGTCCGAGTTCATTCAAGAAACTTTACGCACGCACAGAAATTCATTTTTTAAATGCTACACACAGTTGCTGCAAAGAACTCCAGGAGTCTCAGGCCAAGCCTCTGTTGGCTTCACGATCGAGCGCACCGGTAAAGTCAGCAATCCCACGGTCACCTCGTCTACAATCAGCGACGTCACTTTTAAAAAGTGTCTGACCGAGGCCATCCGCCGAGTCGAATTTAAATCCTTTGCGGGGGATCCGATTTCGACTGTTTTCCCTCTGAAATTTGAATAG
- a CDS encoding tetratricopeptide repeat protein, with protein sequence MDKRLEMKEDENLRSVPVDPIGLRKYVIDLLGSLATASSHAKRVSILGEAGVHLRCLGDLNEAEQVLREALRIVDEEQLGIRKEVQQKIRLAHVLQYKKQFKLSDKLFKEVIEVCRVNDKANELLHFALQHAGKNLFDQNRFTEALALFEEAMELRLKREAPADQIASTAQAIARTKALLQN encoded by the coding sequence ATGGATAAGCGACTTGAAATGAAAGAGGATGAAAATCTTAGATCTGTTCCAGTCGATCCGATCGGATTGCGTAAGTATGTCATTGATTTGTTGGGATCATTGGCGACGGCTTCCAGTCACGCCAAACGTGTCAGCATTTTAGGCGAAGCCGGTGTGCACTTAAGATGTCTGGGTGACTTGAATGAGGCCGAGCAGGTTTTGCGCGAAGCTCTGCGCATTGTGGATGAAGAGCAACTGGGTATTCGCAAAGAAGTTCAGCAGAAAATTCGTTTAGCCCATGTGCTGCAATATAAAAAGCAATTCAAGCTCAGCGACAAGCTCTTTAAGGAAGTTATCGAAGTTTGCCGGGTGAACGACAAAGCGAACGAGCTCCTGCATTTTGCCCTTCAGCATGCGGGTAAAAATCTGTTCGATCAAAATAGATTCACGGAAGCTTTGGCTTTGTTTGAAGAAGCCATGGAGTTAAGGCTGAAACGTGAAGCGCCCGCAGACCAAATCGCGTCGACAGCGCAAGCCATTGCTCGCACCAAAGCTCTTTTGCAAAATTAG
- a CDS encoding phosphatase domain-containing protein encodes MADWRELSEMNGDVVFFRYVSEGMEKSHDEVFLWDIDKTYLDTTIDSLSGLLTTVLERALNKKNVPGTNTLLQSLSEYRKAQKGYMYFPIYFITASPPQMEERISEKFALDNIRPFGCFYKDNLANLRPGRFWRLTKQVGYKLQALMQLRTRLAENVRQICWGDDSETDAIIYNLYSDICSRRLGPHEIRLTLEKLNVTGEQVDTILELQAQIPENDPVEKIYINLATDTDPDYYLKFGRRTMATYNTFQVALDLYQDSRINLEGVYAVVQDMIYNYSYTPEELMKSFDEFIRRGIIGQTAYETARAFFIEKGLLYPSYYPTVAPLKEKTVVDGRVYEMEGIHEPWIPDRIDYLHDYR; translated from the coding sequence ATGGCAGATTGGCGTGAACTGAGCGAGATGAATGGCGACGTGGTGTTTTTTCGATATGTCTCTGAAGGCATGGAGAAATCTCACGACGAAGTTTTCTTGTGGGATATCGATAAAACCTATCTCGATACGACTATCGATTCCTTATCCGGTCTGTTAACCACAGTCCTTGAACGTGCTTTGAATAAAAAGAACGTTCCCGGGACAAACACCTTGCTTCAATCACTGTCTGAATATCGTAAAGCTCAAAAGGGTTATATGTATTTTCCGATTTACTTCATCACGGCTTCACCGCCGCAGATGGAGGAAAGAATCTCGGAAAAATTCGCGCTGGATAATATTCGTCCGTTTGGTTGTTTCTATAAGGACAACTTGGCAAATCTGCGTCCTGGTCGCTTTTGGCGTCTGACGAAACAAGTCGGTTATAAGCTGCAAGCCTTGATGCAATTAAGAACTCGTCTGGCTGAAAATGTTCGCCAAATCTGTTGGGGCGACGACAGCGAGACTGATGCGATCATCTATAATTTGTATTCTGATATCTGTTCGCGCCGTTTGGGTCCCCACGAGATCCGCCTGACTTTGGAAAAGTTAAATGTGACGGGGGAGCAGGTTGACACGATTCTGGAGCTGCAAGCGCAGATTCCAGAAAACGATCCGGTGGAAAAAATCTATATCAATCTCGCGACCGATACAGATCCTGATTACTATTTGAAGTTCGGGCGCAGAACAATGGCGACCTATAACACTTTCCAGGTGGCCTTGGATTTATACCAGGATAGCCGCATCAACTTGGAAGGCGTCTATGCCGTCGTTCAGGACATGATCTATAACTACAGCTATACTCCCGAAGAACTGATGAAAAGCTTTGATGAATTTATTCGTCGCGGGATCATCGGGCAAACGGCCTATGAGACGGCTCGTGCCTTCTTTATTGAAAAAGGTTTGTTGTATCCTTCGTACTACCCAACGGTGGCTCCATTAAAGGAGAAAACTGTTGTCGACGGACGCGTATATGAGATGGAAGGCATTCACGAACCTTGGATTCCAGACCGCATCGATTACCTTCACGACTATCGTTAG